The Kwoniella mangroviensis CBS 8507 chromosome 1 map unlocalized Ctg02, whole genome shotgun sequence genome window below encodes:
- a CDS encoding chaperone DnaJ: protein MPPRLPARAFTALPFSQQAVASSSTLPPPPAVQGKPQHRRTASPRSSPAQCFSTFRGRSPGQADRRRSFHSTAVHRASAKNPYDVLGVKKDASASEIKKSYYQLAKKWHPDSSKEEGAKEKFHEIQAAYDILSDDSKRQAYDRYGSASTQEGFDPNGFASGAGGFGGFQGFGGGFGGGPGGNAGDLFEQLFGSAFGAGARQGGPGGPFGGAGGARSRPVRGDDLEAGVSLSFLEACNGSSKKITITPVVDCKPCSGSGLKPGEKKKQCSTCRGTGQQTFQVQGMYMASTCQACGGAGETIPKSSRCGECDGVGKIKEKKVVDVEIPAGVEDGMMIRIPAQGDMPLSSAGGPPGDLLVRVSVKSSNVFRRQGTNLYHDAKVPLHVALLGGIIRIPTLEGDVDVKVKGGTQNGEEAVLRGRGVKSVYAGRRNDRGDLIVGWKIQIPRSLTPNQKKILQAYADDVEGRPSNISFTTATTGEASCTYSPNHNFERERPSYRPPTRESSTPKNEPIDPEQPGQSGSSDSSIGGKVASAVGGAIGWLERLLGRR, encoded by the exons ATGCCTCCACGACTACCGGCAAGAGCATTCACAGCTCTCCCCTTTTCTCAACAGGCAGTGGCAAGTTCATCAacactccctcctccaccagctgTCCAAGGCAAACCACAACATCGAAGAACAGCTAGTCCGAGATCATCACCTGCGCAGTGTTTCAGTACTTTCAGAGGTAGATCGCCTGGTCAAGCGGATAGAAGG AGATCATTCCATTCGACAGCTGTACATCGAGCATCAGCGAAGAACCCTTATGATGTACTGGgagtgaagaaagatgcGAGTGCATCTGAGATTAAGAAATCATATTATCAG CTCGCAAAGAAATGGCACCCTGACTCGAGTAAGGAGGAAGGGGCTAAAGAAAAGTTCCACGAGATCCAAGCTGCCTACGAT ATCCTATCCGACGATAGCAAACGACAAGCGTACGACCGTTATGGATCCGCCTCAACCCAAGAAGGGTTCGATCCAAACGGTTTCGCAAGTGGTgcaggtggatttggtggattcCAGGGATTCGGCGGAGGATTCGGTGGTGGACCTGGTGGGAATGCTGGCGATTTATTCGAACAATTATTCGGATCCGCTTTCGGCGCTGGTGCTCGTCAGGGAGGACCCGGTGGACCATttggtggtgcaggtggagcGAGATCCAGGCCTGTCAGGGGTGATGATCTAGAAGCAGGTGTGAGCCTATCATTTTTAGAAGCTTGTAATGGATCGAGCAAAaaaatcacaatcactcCTGTGGTAGATTGTAAACCATGTTCAGGGAGTGGGTTGAAACCgggtgaaaagaagaaacaatgTAGTACCTGTCGAGGAACTGGACAGCAGACTTTCCAAGTCCAAGGAATGTACATGGCATCAACATGTCAGGCTTGTGGAGGTGCTGGCGAGACTATCCCCAAATCATCAAGGTGCGGTGAATGTGATGGTGTAGGTAAAataaaggaaaagaaagtgGTAGATGTTGAAATTCCAGCGGGTgtagaagatggtatgatgattCGTATACCCGCTCAGGGTGATATGCCTCTATCTTCTGCTGGTGGTCCACCAGGAGATTTACTCGTTAGAGTATCGGTCAAATCTTCAAATGTATTTAGAAGACAAGGAACGAATCTATACCACGATGCGAAAGTACCACTACATGTCGCTTTGTTAGGTGGAATCATCAGGATACCGacattggaaggtgatgtggatgtgaaaGTGAAGGGAGGAACGCaaaatggtgaagaagctgtgTTGAGAGGACGGGGTGTCAAATCGGTATATGCGGGTAGAAGGAATGAtagaggtgatttgatcgttGGATGGAAAATCCAGataccaag atcactcacaccgAACCAAAAGAAGATCTTACAAGCTTACGCTGACGATGTGGAAGGTCGACCGTCAAatatatcattcacaacTGCAACAACTGGTGAGGCTTCATGCACTTATAGTCCAAATCACAATTTCGAGCGAGAAAGACCCTCCTACCGTCCTCCTACCAGGGAGTCTTCCACACCGAAGAATGAGCCTATAGATCCAGAGCAACCTGGACAATCTGGATCTTCTGATTCTTCGATCGGTGGAAAGGTAGCTTCTGCAGTAGGAGGGGCGATAGGCTGGCTCGAAAGATTACTGGGAAGGCGGTGA
- a CDS encoding glucosamine-6-phosphate deaminase, whose amino-acid sequence MYLSNHPTKEEASKYVASLIINRINTFKPNQNRKFVLCLPTGSTPLLVYKELARRCEGGEISFEHVITINLDEYVGLSSDHPQSYYQFMEENFDIPSNQFHLLPGLPIPPHTTPQESCASYESLITSLGGIQLLFMGIGENGHIAFNEPCSSFRGRTKVVKLNEDTRRVNARFFDDPSEVPTHALSMGIGTILDSHEIVVLAIGQKKAEAVRKAMEDGVNHLCPASALQSHENVIFVTDDEASQNLRKTTKDYLASQIPCQRGSMTSSIGCIECIGYIGSIGRPVVSGDCCRTSGNQGRAINTNEDSDPTKQVDHSDITLLSKGKIKIDEKLDSKINNDDDQGDQDCNCL is encoded by the exons ATGTATCTCTCCAACCA CCCAACTAAAGAAGAAGCCTCCAAATACGTGGCATCGCTGATAATCAACCGAATCAACACTTTCAAACCTAATCAAAATCGAAAATTCGTATTGTGTCTACCGACTGGAAGTACGCCTTTGCTCGTATACAAGGAATTGGCTAGGAGATGCGAAGGGGGTGAAATTAGTTTTGAG CATGTGATCACTATAAATCTCGATGAGTATGTTGGATTGAGTTCGGATCATCCGCAGAGTTATTATCAGTTCATGGAAGAGAACT TTGACATCCCGTCCAACCAATTCCACCTCTTACCTGGCCTACCCATTCCACCCCACACAACCCCCCAAGAGTCCTGCGCATCATACGAAAGTCTGATCACTTCCCTTGGGGGTATACAACTCCTGTTCATGGGTATAGGTGAAAATGGTCATATAGCATTTAACGAACCCTGTTCGAGCTTTAGGGGAAGAACGAAGGTCGTGAAGTTGAATGAGGATACTAGAAGAGTAAAT GCCCGATTTTTCGATGATCCAAGTGAGGTACCCACCCACGCCCTTTCGATGGGAATCGGCACGATTCTCGATTCCCATGAAATAGTAGTTTTGGCAATTGGTCAGAAGAAGGCAGAAGCAGTGAGGAAagcgatggaagatggggtaAACCACTTG TGCCCCGCTTCGGCATTGCAATCACATGAAAACGTCATTTTCGTCACTGACGACGAAGCTAGTCAAA ATCTGAGAAAGACAACCAAAGATTACCTGGCTTCTCAAATCCCATGCCAACGGGGTTCTATGACTTCATCCATTGGATGCATTGAATGCATTGGATACATTGGATCCATTGGACGACCTGTTGTTAGCGGAGATTGTTGTCGAACATCTGGTAATCAAGGTAGAGCGATCAATACTAACGAAGATTCTGATCCAACGAAACAAGTTGATCATTCTGATATAACCTTACTTTCCAAAGGTAAGATCAAAATCgatgagaaattggataGTAAAATtaataatgatgatgatcaaggcgATCAAGATTGTAATTGTCTTTGA